A single window of Lynx canadensis isolate LIC74 chromosome C2, mLynCan4.pri.v2, whole genome shotgun sequence DNA harbors:
- the LOC115524154 gene encoding 40S ribosomal protein S29-like: MDHQQLYWSHPRKFGQDSRSCLVHSNRHGLIWKYSLNRCFQCFHQY; the protein is encoded by the coding sequence ATGGATCACCAGCAGCTCTACTGGAGCCATCCGAGGAAATTTGGCCAGGATTCTCGTTCTTGCCTTGTCCACTCAAACCGGCACGGTCTGATCTGGAAATACAGCCTCAACAGGTGCTTCCAGTGTTTCCATCAGTACTAA